A region of the Desulfovermiculus halophilus DSM 18834 genome:
CAATAACTACTTACAGGACCATAGCATTGATCTGGAGGACCTGGATGTTTTTCATATGGATTCATTTTTGGCCAAAAGAAACAAAAACTTTGCTCCAGAGACCCGCATCAACCAGCGCTCAGTGCTCAGAGGGTTTTTGCGCTATCTGTATCAGGAAAGGCGAATTTTAGGCCAGGATTTGAGCGCTCTGATCCAGGGTCCGCCGGTGTACGCCCAAAGCAGCCCGCCCAAGTTTCTGACTCCGGACCAGATTCAAGAGCTCTTCCAAAGCATAGATGTCCGTCATCCCAAGGGACTGCGGACAAAGGCCATGATCCATCTGGCCTTTTCCCTGGGGCTTCGGCCTAAGGAGATCTGTCAGGTTTCTCTGGACGATATCTCCTTTCCCAAAAAAGAGATTAACGTCCCCGACCGGAAAAACGACATCCCGGCCATATTGCCCCTGCCCAGGCCGACCATAAAGGCCCTGGCCGCATACATCGCCTGGGACCGCCCCCAAAATCCTGGCCACCGGATTTTACTGTGCAGTACCCATCCCCCTTATGGGCCTCTTGCCCCCATGACCGTGAGCCAGGATATAAGCAAATCCTTTCAAAAGGCCGGACTTGAAGGCTCGGCCTACTGGCTGCGCCATACCTACGCCCAAAACCTGCTCCAGACAGGAGCCTCCATTTTTGAAATCAAGGAAATGCTGGGCCACGACATCATCAAGACCAGCAAAAAATACCTGTCCGTGCACACTAAACTCATGCGCGAGGTGCTCTTTGATGAAGAGGTATAAAAGCTTTTTGGCCCAGCATGTGGAAGAGTTTTTCCATTATCGCCGGGAGCTGGGGTACATAAACAAGAGCCTTGGCAGTCAGCTTAAAGCATTTGACACCTATGTCCTGGAACATGCCGCAGGCTTTGAGGATCTTACCCCGGCATTTTTCCTTGCATTCCGGGAAAAAATCTCGGGCTCGCCGGCCAATGTGAATAATCTCATTGGAACAATGCGCAACTTCTTTGCCTATCTGCTGAGGTACGGCCATGTGGATCACAATCCTGTCCAGGACCTGCCGGCCAAGACAGAAAACGCCTTTATCCCTTTTATCTTCTCTGTCCAGCAAACCGAGGATCTTCTCCAGGCAGTGCTTTGCCAGGTGCGGCGGACCGAGAAGCATTTTTTGATCGATCTGGGGACATATACAGCCCTTGTCTTGATGGCCAGATGCGGCCTGCGCATATCTGAACCCCTAAGGCTGGAGCTCACCCAGTATGATCCCGGCCAAGGGACTGTCTTTATCCACAAAACAAAGTTTCACAAAGACCGTCTAATCCCTCTGCCCAGGACAGTCCGGGACCACCTGGACAACTACCTTCCCTTGCGCAAGGTTATGCGCCCTGAGAGTCCCTATCTTTTCCCGGGATTT
Encoded here:
- a CDS encoding tyrosine-type recombinase/integrase yields the protein MLSKAIAEYLEWMISAGYADSTWNNYQRVLDRFQQFVQNEQLVWDDIFTWKTLQAFCAQVKMHHTGHAVRGLARYLFGQGLIKSPIYKEPPPLPEIFEDYIRFYKQTRQVGYIQIYRVRGTLSALNNYLQDHSIDLEDLDVFHMDSFLAKRNKNFAPETRINQRSVLRGFLRYLYQERRILGQDLSALIQGPPVYAQSSPPKFLTPDQIQELFQSIDVRHPKGLRTKAMIHLAFSLGLRPKEICQVSLDDISFPKKEINVPDRKNDIPAILPLPRPTIKALAAYIAWDRPQNPGHRILLCSTHPPYGPLAPMTVSQDISKSFQKAGLEGSAYWLRHTYAQNLLQTGASIFEIKEMLGHDIIKTSKKYLSVHTKLMREVLFDEEV
- a CDS encoding tyrosine-type recombinase/integrase: MKRYKSFLAQHVEEFFHYRRELGYINKSLGSQLKAFDTYVLEHAAGFEDLTPAFFLAFREKISGSPANVNNLIGTMRNFFAYLLRYGHVDHNPVQDLPAKTENAFIPFIFSVQQTEDLLQAVLCQVRRTEKHFLIDLGTYTALVLMARCGLRISEPLRLELTQYDPGQGTVFIHKTKFHKDRLIPLPRTVRDHLDNYLPLRKVMRPESPYLFPGFKNALRDQQVYPVFNKAVQEIGIKAQRKVMGNMVFGSPTPHSLRHSFAVNTLKAAKERGQDPQAVLPVLSVYMGHSKYRYTALYLKVLDAKRRQGFVDFAISRLEDV